From Methanobacterium alcaliphilum, one genomic window encodes:
- a CDS encoding glycosyltransferase family 2 protein: MSYLISIIVPLYNAEKYIEKGLESIINQSIGFKNLEVILVNDNSMDSTLEVLQKYAKKYENIKIISLAENHGHPGVPRNIGMDAASADYLMFMDQDDFFEPTACEILHNRIIKEDVDIVSGRWYKLVDDAKIPFRELESEIKIDSINEDPSILGHPAFIWVKIFRKSFLKNNDIYFPETGIEDVVFTSHAFLKASGIIMLKDDYIYTHYANPHSISRSKSINYLNQLLIGYREAYLRFKKNDSLEYIKYLINMRLTYFLDTLIRSELSLEENEKVIIEFQKLYKKSKDMGATPGERLKLLFILIETQQFKNAVLYMQKLNYVDKLGRQNKILKQKNKDLKKQNKSLKEENKIMEEKMKKRSNIKGYIKYKTSKLKK, translated from the coding sequence TTAATAAGTATCATAGTTCCTCTATATAATGCGGAAAAATATATTGAAAAAGGTTTGGAATCAATTATAAACCAAAGCATCGGTTTTAAAAATTTAGAGGTTATACTGGTTAATGATAATTCAATGGATTCTACCTTAGAAGTACTTCAAAAATATGCTAAAAAATATGAAAACATTAAAATTATCAGTTTAGCTGAAAACCACGGCCATCCCGGTGTACCCCGAAACATAGGAATGGATGCAGCATCAGCAGATTATCTGATGTTCATGGATCAGGACGATTTTTTTGAGCCAACCGCGTGCGAAATATTACACAATAGAATAATCAAAGAAGACGTTGATATAGTATCTGGAAGATGGTATAAACTGGTTGATGATGCTAAGATACCATTTAGAGAACTCGAATCCGAGATAAAAATAGACAGTATAAACGAAGATCCATCAATATTAGGACATCCTGCTTTCATATGGGTCAAAATTTTTAGAAAATCGTTTTTAAAAAACAACGATATCTATTTTCCAGAAACCGGAATAGAAGACGTCGTATTCACTTCCCATGCATTCTTAAAAGCAAGTGGGATAATCATGCTTAAAGATGATTATATATACACTCACTATGCGAATCCTCATTCTATAAGCCGATCAAAATCTATAAACTACCTTAACCAATTATTGATTGGTTACAGGGAAGCATATCTCAGATTTAAAAAGAACGATTCTTTAGAATACATCAAATATCTAATAAACATGAGGTTAACTTACTTCTTAGACACATTAATTAGAAGTGAACTATCCCTAGAAGAGAATGAAAAAGTCATTATAGAATTTCAAAAATTGTACAAAAAGAGTAAAGATATGGGTGCAACGCCAGGGGAACGTTTAAAACTCTTGTTTATTTTAATTGAAACCCAGCAATTTAAAAATGCAGTCTTATATATGCAAAAATTAAATTACGTGGACAAACTGGGCAGGCAGAATAAAATATTAAAGCAAAAGAATAAAGATTTAAAAAAGCAGAATAAATCTTTAAAAGAGGAAAATAAAATCATGGAAGAGAAAATGAAAAAAAGAAGCAATATAAAGGGTTACATTAAATATAAAACCAGTAAACTAAAAAAATAA